A region of [Bacteroides] pectinophilus DNA encodes the following proteins:
- a CDS encoding pyridoxamine kinase, which produces MGHNNQKKVAAINDLSGFGRCSTTVLLPIISYMGVQCCPVITSIFSNHSGYDSYFFDDCTDKMQPYIDEWRKLGLEFEGIYTGFLGSHRQIDIVRRFIDDFRTERTTVIVDPVMGDGGSAYSTYTEDMCRDMRQLVSKADIVTPNVTEACMLTGTEYREKYTDAQLHELAGMIAQLGPKKIVITGIRQGSSYISNYVYEENADGSVNARRLRSKLVGTTRCGTGDIFASIICADAVNGVPLEKSVRKASAFIKECILKSMEYDIPETDGVCFEEVLYRLKR; this is translated from the coding sequence ATGGGACACAATAATCAGAAAAAGGTTGCTGCAATCAATGACCTGTCGGGATTTGGAAGGTGTTCAACTACGGTGCTGCTTCCGATAATTTCATATATGGGAGTCCAGTGCTGTCCTGTTATTACATCCATATTTTCCAATCATTCAGGATATGACAGTTATTTTTTTGATGACTGCACTGATAAGATGCAGCCGTATATTGATGAGTGGAGGAAGCTCGGTCTTGAGTTTGAAGGAATCTATACCGGGTTTCTGGGGTCACACAGACAGATTGATATTGTAAGACGTTTTATAGATGATTTCAGGACGGAGAGAACAACAGTAATAGTCGACCCTGTTATGGGGGACGGAGGCAGTGCATATTCAACATATACAGAAGATATGTGCAGGGATATGAGGCAGCTTGTCAGCAAGGCGGATATTGTGACACCTAATGTTACGGAAGCGTGTATGCTTACGGGAACCGAATACAGGGAGAAGTATACGGACGCGCAGCTTCACGAACTGGCAGGAATGATAGCACAGCTTGGTCCGAAGAAGATAGTTATAACAGGAATCCGGCAGGGAAGCAGTTATATTTCCAATTATGTATATGAGGAGAATGCTGACGGCAGTGTTAATGCAAGGCGGCTTCGTTCTAAGCTTGTAGGTACTACAAGATGCGGAACGGGTGATATATTTGCATCAATAATATGTGCCGACGCTGTCAACGGGGTACCTCTTGAAAAGTCAGTAAGAAAGGCATCTGCATTTATAAAGGAATGCATACTTAAGTCAATGGAATATGATATTCCTGAGACGGACGGAGTGTGCTTTGAGGAAGTCCTCTACAGACTGAAAAGATAG
- the ybaK gene encoding Cys-tRNA(Pro) deacylase, translating into MKNHKTNAMRQLDAAGIEYDVKEYEVDENDLSGVHVAAQLGQPPEQVFKTLVLHGDKIGYFVCCLPVDQELDLKKVARASGNKHAEMIPMKDLLGVTGYIRGGCSPIGMKKKFPTFIDETCELFDEMAVSAGVRGMQIIINPQTLIKFTDATLADLTTY; encoded by the coding sequence ATGAAAAATCATAAGACTAATGCCATGAGGCAGTTGGATGCAGCAGGGATCGAGTATGATGTTAAGGAGTATGAGGTGGATGAGAACGACCTTTCGGGGGTGCATGTTGCAGCACAGCTTGGGCAGCCGCCTGAGCAGGTATTTAAGACGCTTGTCCTGCATGGTGACAAGATAGGATATTTTGTGTGCTGCCTGCCTGTGGATCAGGAACTTGACCTCAAAAAGGTTGCCAGGGCATCAGGCAATAAGCATGCGGAGATGATTCCGATGAAGGATCTGCTTGGGGTGACGGGATATATAAGGGGCGGATGTTCGCCTATAGGTATGAAGAAAAAGTTCCCCACATTTATTGATGAGACGTGTGAGCTTTTTGATGAGATGGCCGTTAGTGCAGGTGTACGCGGCATGCAGATAATAATTAATCCGCAGACACTTATTAAGTTCACGGATGCAACCCTGGCAGATCTTACCACGTATTAA